Proteins from one Mesotoga infera genomic window:
- the hutI gene encoding imidazolonepropionase, giving the protein MELDLAILNLNSIVTPVSSGPVRGRGMTRIECIKESNIGIMNGKIVYIGPEIPTAEKYIDGRGLIAIPGFIDCHTHIPFTGDRSREFLMRLEGRSYMDIMKAGGGIRSTSEAVRRTPATALMAESFRFLDSMLSLGVTTVEGKSGYGLEREGELKQLRVLEALGEIHPIDVFSTFLGAHALPEEYSSRDEYLSSMIEIFDEVRKLTDTIDIFCEDGVFNVDQSRRYMLAAIESGFRIRIHADELSSSGGGLLAVELGAVSADHLISADDITIQALAKSDTIATLLPGTSFFLNESFARGRELIDRGAIVAIASDFNPGSCNIYNPFIVMFLAVTRCGLKVEEAITAYTANAAAVLGVEDRKGLIREGYDADLVLLRAGDYPEVVYNFSRDIVSNVIKNGNIVA; this is encoded by the coding sequence GTGGAACTCGATCTGGCCATACTGAATCTTAACTCAATCGTAACTCCTGTCTCCAGCGGACCGGTCAGGGGAAGAGGTATGACCCGCATCGAATGTATAAAGGAAAGCAACATCGGAATTATGAACGGGAAGATCGTATACATCGGACCGGAAATACCAACCGCTGAAAAATACATTGACGGCCGCGGACTGATCGCCATTCCAGGGTTTATCGACTGTCACACACACATACCCTTTACCGGCGACAGGAGCAGGGAGTTTCTCATGCGTCTGGAAGGCAGGAGTTATATGGATATAATGAAGGCCGGCGGGGGAATAAGATCGACTTCGGAAGCGGTGAGAAGGACTCCGGCCACTGCTTTAATGGCAGAGTCTTTTCGATTTCTCGATTCTATGCTCTCTCTGGGAGTCACGACTGTCGAGGGAAAAAGCGGATACGGGCTCGAAAGAGAGGGCGAACTCAAGCAGCTTCGGGTTCTAGAAGCGCTTGGCGAAATACACCCGATCGATGTCTTCTCGACTTTTCTCGGTGCCCATGCCCTGCCAGAAGAGTATTCATCTAGAGACGAATACCTTTCCTCAATGATCGAGATATTCGACGAAGTCCGAAAACTAACGGATACTATCGACATTTTCTGTGAGGACGGGGTATTCAATGTAGATCAATCGAGACGTTATATGCTAGCCGCCATAGAGAGTGGCTTCAGGATCAGAATTCATGCCGACGAGCTTTCCTCATCTGGAGGAGGCTTACTGGCCGTGGAACTCGGTGCGGTTTCGGCCGACCACCTTATATCGGCCGACGATATTACAATCCAGGCATTGGCGAAAAGCGACACCATCGCCACACTCCTACCCGGAACCTCCTTCTTTTTGAACGAGAGTTTCGCAAGGGGTAGAGAATTGATCGACCGCGGGGCGATTGTAGCCATAGCTTCGGACTTCAACCCGGGCTCTTGCAACATATACAACCCCTTCATAGTAATGTTTCTTGCGGTCACCAGGTGTGGTCTCAAGGTTGAAGAGGCAATAACGGCCTACACCGCCAATGCAGCGGCCGTTCTCGGGGTCGAGGATAGAAAGGGATTGATCAGAGAAGGTTACGACGCCGATTTAGTATTATTGAGAGCCGGGGATTACCCGGAGGTTGTGTACAACTTCTCGAGGGATATAGTCTCGAATGTCATAAAAAATGGAAATATAGTTGCATGA
- the ftcD gene encoding glutamate formimidoyltransferase, translating into MRLIESVPNFSEGKRSEVIEEIVNEARKIDGVWILDYSSDPNHNRSVVTLTGIPEAIEEALFNMTKKARDLIDLKNHSGEHPRMGATDVIPLVPVMNTTKDECIELSKRLGRRIGDELSIPVYLYEDSATSPERVSLSNIRKGEFENFPSKIIQEAWKPDFGPSSVHPSAGVVAVGCREYLIAFNVNLGTDNIEIANKIAKAVRHISGGFRYVKALGFRLEDRRIVQVSMNMTNYRKTPLFRVYEVIKFEAERYGVPIVGSEIVGLTPLQALVDVAEHYLKLEKFDSSSILEKRVLDFISREGE; encoded by the coding sequence ATGAGACTTATTGAATCGGTACCGAATTTCAGCGAAGGTAAAAGAAGCGAAGTTATCGAAGAGATAGTGAACGAGGCTAGAAAGATCGACGGGGTATGGATACTGGATTACTCGAGCGACCCTAACCACAATCGTTCGGTGGTAACGCTCACAGGGATTCCCGAGGCGATTGAGGAAGCCCTCTTCAATATGACGAAGAAGGCTAGGGATCTGATAGATCTGAAGAATCATTCCGGTGAACACCCCAGAATGGGTGCCACCGACGTTATTCCACTGGTTCCCGTTATGAACACAACGAAAGACGAGTGTATAGAACTTTCCAAGAGACTGGGTAGAAGAATTGGAGACGAGCTCTCAATACCGGTTTACTTATACGAAGATTCCGCCACCAGTCCGGAACGTGTCAGTCTTTCGAACATAAGAAAGGGCGAGTTTGAGAACTTTCCCTCCAAGATCATCCAGGAGGCCTGGAAGCCAGATTTTGGACCTTCCTCCGTCCATCCTTCGGCCGGCGTAGTTGCTGTCGGTTGCAGGGAGTACCTTATCGCCTTCAACGTCAATCTTGGAACCGACAACATAGAGATAGCCAACAAGATTGCTAAAGCTGTAAGACATATAAGCGGCGGATTCCGATATGTAAAGGCTCTCGGATTCAGACTGGAAGACAGAAGAATAGTGCAAGTTTCCATGAATATGACCAATTACAGAAAGACACCGCTCTTCAGGGTTTACGAAGTTATAAAGTTCGAGGCTGAACGGTACGGAGTCCCCATTGTTGGATCGGAGATAGTCGGCCTCACGCCTTTGCAGGCTCTCGTGGATGTTGCCGAACACTACCTGAAACTGGAGAAATTTGATTCGTCGTCGATTCTCGAAAAGAGAGTTCTCGACTTCATCTCGAGAGAAGGAGAGTAG
- the rodA gene encoding rod shape-determining protein RodA, translating into MKARFEWQLPFVMAILMTFGLVVLYSATFGEREEYLFGRQLVWALLSWAVFIFTAYVLKRKVWRDFAVVLILLSTAGLVLVLFLSPIEGSKRWIDLGIASLQPSEIAKFSLILFLGYLYSLETKRYLSFLFGTLVTLMIMGLIYLEPDLGTTIIIVVIWYFMTLISKKFDRLMIVMTALIVVAVPVVLMFGLESYQRDRILSFLDPEKYASGAAYNTIQAIRAIGSGGWTGRGFVQGTMNRLGYVPADHTDFIFSVIGEEWGFVGAVTVILLYSLLLWRIWIITRRTGDFFGRLVMSGFFAVFAFHVVENIGMNLGLLPVTGIPLPLISYGGSSSMIFALQLGIVQSYAGRSVDLR; encoded by the coding sequence ATGAAAGCTAGGTTCGAGTGGCAACTTCCTTTTGTTATGGCAATTCTCATGACCTTTGGTCTGGTGGTGCTTTACAGTGCGACCTTTGGCGAGAGAGAGGAATATTTATTCGGGCGCCAGTTGGTGTGGGCTCTTCTTTCGTGGGCCGTCTTCATTTTCACGGCGTATGTACTGAAAAGAAAAGTATGGAGAGACTTCGCCGTTGTGCTCATATTGCTGTCCACAGCGGGCCTTGTTCTGGTACTTTTCTTGAGTCCTATCGAAGGATCGAAAAGATGGATCGATCTTGGTATCGCAAGTTTACAACCGTCGGAAATCGCGAAGTTTTCCTTGATACTCTTTCTCGGTTATCTTTATTCGCTCGAGACCAAGCGGTATCTTTCTTTCCTGTTTGGCACGTTGGTAACGCTTATGATCATGGGGCTGATCTACCTGGAACCCGATCTTGGAACGACGATAATCATCGTTGTGATCTGGTACTTTATGACACTGATAAGCAAAAAATTCGATAGATTGATGATCGTCATGACGGCTTTGATAGTCGTCGCCGTGCCGGTCGTTCTAATGTTCGGGCTCGAGTCATACCAGAGAGACAGGATTTTGAGCTTCCTCGATCCCGAAAAATATGCCTCCGGGGCCGCCTATAACACTATTCAGGCCATAAGGGCAATCGGTTCTGGAGGATGGACCGGAAGGGGATTCGTACAGGGTACTATGAACAGGCTAGGGTATGTGCCGGCCGATCATACCGATTTCATATTCTCCGTAATAGGCGAAGAATGGGGCTTTGTCGGCGCAGTTACCGTAATACTGCTCTATTCACTCTTGCTATGGAGGATCTGGATTATCACCAGAAGAACAGGCGATTTTTTTGGTAGACTCGTAATGAGCGGTTTTTTCGCCGTGTTCGCTTTTCATGTGGTGGAGAATATCGGTATGAATCTCGGTCTTCTCCCTGTAACTGGTATACCCCTTCCTTTGATAAGTTATGGAGGGTCTTCGTCCATGATATTCGCTCTGCAACTTGGAATAGTGCAAAGTTATGCCGGTAGAAGCGTGGATTTACGATAA
- the panB gene encoding 3-methyl-2-oxobutanoate hydroxymethyltransferase: MNVREIIAVKNSRKLSMVTAFSYFDAKFAFEAGIDMILVGDSLGTYVMGKKDTLSVTMDEMIWSLKAVRRGAKDGFIIADMPFGSYQQSREKAVENAIAFLRHGANALKIEGGYETAELIKYLVDRGFPVMGHVGITPHHASLEGMYQIQGKDEKSIKRLIESVKNLEEAGVFAILLELVVEEVAGKLTQETSVPVLGLGSGRFCDGQFLKWHDLLGINDETEPRYVKKYANLKENIVSALKNFDRDVKEGKFPVEYHAFGGGEEV; this comes from the coding sequence ATGAACGTACGTGAGATAATCGCGGTGAAAAATTCGAGAAAATTGTCGATGGTAACTGCCTTCAGTTATTTCGATGCAAAGTTCGCTTTCGAGGCCGGAATTGACATGATTTTAGTTGGCGATTCGCTCGGCACATACGTGATGGGGAAGAAAGATACTCTATCTGTAACTATGGATGAGATGATCTGGTCTCTGAAAGCCGTCCGGCGCGGGGCAAAAGATGGTTTCATCATCGCAGATATGCCCTTCGGTTCGTACCAGCAATCCAGAGAGAAGGCCGTAGAAAACGCCATTGCTTTTTTACGACACGGTGCAAATGCGTTGAAGATAGAGGGAGGTTACGAAACGGCCGAGCTGATCAAATATCTTGTCGATAGAGGATTTCCTGTCATGGGCCATGTTGGGATCACCCCGCATCATGCAAGCCTCGAAGGGATGTATCAGATACAGGGAAAAGACGAGAAGAGCATCAAGCGCCTCATCGAATCGGTGAAAAACCTTGAAGAGGCCGGGGTCTTTGCTATACTTCTTGAACTGGTGGTGGAAGAGGTCGCCGGGAAGCTCACTCAAGAAACTTCTGTTCCGGTGCTTGGACTTGGATCGGGCAGGTTCTGCGACGGACAGTTTCTGAAGTGGCATGATCTTCTGGGTATAAACGATGAAACGGAACCGAGGTACGTTAAAAAGTACGCCAATTTGAAGGAGAACATCGTGAGCGCTCTAAAGAATTTCGACCGGGATGTTAAGGAGGGAAAGTTCCCTGTCGAGTATCATGCCTTTGGTGGAGGGGAAGAGGTCTAA
- a CDS encoding biotin--[acetyl-CoA-carboxylase] ligase has product MIGEKIISFSEIDSTNKFAIENLDRLPYGTVVWSLSQTSAYGRYGRSWSSGDGGLWFSIIFKPLQITEPNAYTKLLSVAVVESVRDLKYRNAQIKWPNDILINGKKVAGILTESVFTGERLKGIVVGVGLNVNNELPHELKSSATSLSSIKNEYIPLNLLIEKILRRVEVLRKKYLIRGKTKYLTRKWKKLQAFVEGDEITVSLNENEKFTGIIKRISPALLQLQSDDGKIHNIVSGEIIL; this is encoded by the coding sequence ATGATCGGGGAAAAGATAATCTCTTTCTCTGAAATAGATTCGACAAATAAATTCGCCATAGAGAATCTTGACAGGCTGCCTTACGGTACGGTTGTCTGGTCTCTTTCGCAGACTTCGGCCTACGGAAGATACGGTCGCTCATGGTCTTCCGGCGACGGTGGACTCTGGTTTTCGATAATCTTCAAACCACTTCAAATAACAGAACCTAACGCCTATACGAAACTTCTTTCCGTTGCGGTTGTTGAAAGCGTCCGGGATCTTAAGTACAGAAACGCTCAGATAAAATGGCCCAACGATATTCTCATCAATGGAAAGAAAGTCGCGGGAATACTTACCGAATCCGTCTTTACAGGAGAAAGGTTGAAAGGAATCGTCGTGGGAGTAGGTTTAAACGTGAATAACGAGCTGCCTCATGAACTTAAAAGCTCGGCAACATCGCTTTCTTCAATAAAAAACGAGTATATACCCCTCAATCTGCTCATAGAGAAGATACTCCGTAGGGTGGAAGTTTTGAGAAAGAAGTATTTGATAAGGGGCAAGACAAAGTATCTGACCAGAAAATGGAAGAAGCTCCAGGCTTTCGTCGAGGGAGATGAAATAACCGTTTCTCTCAACGAAAACGAAAAATTCACAGGTATAATAAAAAGGATCTCCCCGGCTTTGCTTCAGCTGCAGTCGGACGACGGGAAGATCCACAACATAGTTTCGGGTGAAATTATTCTTTGA
- a CDS encoding S4 domain-containing protein — MRLDKFLKQNKIIKRRILAKEAIEKGFISRNGIQAKPSSEVKPGDTISIRFSNRTLVVKVLEGFEIEILKEIKE; from the coding sequence TTGAGGCTGGATAAGTTCCTGAAACAGAACAAAATCATAAAGAGAAGAATACTCGCTAAAGAGGCGATTGAAAAGGGCTTTATATCGAGGAACGGGATTCAGGCCAAACCATCTTCGGAAGTTAAGCCGGGAGACACAATCTCTATAAGATTTTCCAATCGCACGTTGGTGGTAAAGGTTCTGGAAGGTTTTGAAATAGAGATTTTGAAAGAAATCAAAGAATAA
- a CDS encoding ABC transporter permease, with translation MRFPGLLLNDLLLMRKSRAFVLLLFLLPLVLALISTITSESGGYTDLKIAIVNEDKTFIGLFFLQYATSMLKGENIVQLSSRDQIDGMLEYLDGVFVIPRGFANKLLFQEPSELIFIPNPGSMQTAVAIYQVLNNVLKEFKALPVVADPEFMKGVEIDPEYVAPVITVEGIRERKLNFSSLLFPMVLSITIMFVTSVGAASGTFEDRRNGMIDLLKLSNLSGVSYMAAKTLSFSIFSTMQVLVFLLMGKMLGLDVASNIFLYLLVIEVYIVLFTSIGLSIGMVFSSSRSAQLTSITLVTALLILSGTIIPHSMFPDWLGIFSKNLPTTRLMVTLQGVSMLDFTIGEVFLPVLVSLLISMFLIFLSSLMYSRESITMAE, from the coding sequence TTGAGATTTCCAGGACTTTTGCTGAACGATCTACTTCTGATGAGAAAGTCTCGAGCTTTCGTTCTTCTGTTGTTTTTGCTGCCTCTGGTACTGGCCCTAATTTCTACCATCACGTCTGAAAGCGGTGGCTATACCGACTTGAAAATCGCGATCGTCAACGAAGACAAAACCTTTATCGGCCTCTTCTTCCTGCAATACGCAACATCGATGCTCAAAGGTGAGAACATAGTACAGCTCTCAAGCAGAGACCAGATTGACGGAATGCTGGAATACCTCGACGGAGTTTTCGTTATTCCAAGGGGATTCGCGAACAAGCTCCTTTTTCAGGAACCGTCTGAACTGATCTTCATACCCAACCCCGGATCGATGCAAACGGCCGTCGCGATTTACCAGGTGCTCAACAACGTGCTGAAAGAGTTCAAAGCCCTTCCTGTGGTAGCCGATCCGGAGTTCATGAAGGGCGTAGAGATAGACCCGGAGTACGTTGCGCCGGTGATCACCGTCGAGGGAATTCGCGAGAGAAAATTGAACTTTTCTTCTTTGTTGTTCCCTATGGTTCTTTCGATAACCATAATGTTCGTAACCTCAGTTGGAGCGGCAAGCGGAACCTTCGAAGACAGACGGAACGGAATGATCGATCTGTTGAAACTTTCGAATCTCTCCGGCGTGAGTTATATGGCAGCCAAGACGCTCAGTTTCTCCATCTTTTCCACCATGCAGGTTCTGGTATTTCTTCTTATGGGAAAGATGTTGGGCCTTGATGTTGCTTCAAACATCTTCCTTTATCTGCTGGTCATCGAAGTTTATATAGTTCTCTTCACTTCTATCGGTCTTTCTATCGGAATGGTATTCAGCTCTTCGAGGAGCGCCCAGTTGACATCGATCACCCTGGTTACGGCATTGTTGATACTGAGCGGTACCATAATTCCCCACTCGATGTTTCCCGACTGGTTGGGAATTTTCAGCAAAAACCTTCCTACAACCCGTCTGATGGTTACTCTCCAGGGAGTCTCGATGCTGGATTTCACCATAGGTGAAGTCTTTTTACCGGTTCTGGTATCGCTACTTATCTCGATGTTTTTGATCTTTCTGTCGAGTCTCATGTACTCCAGAGAGTCGATCACTATGGCCGAGTAG
- a CDS encoding ribosome maturation factor RimP, with protein MEDLKEELRELAEEVAKSLGFSVYDFSFSRRGRKRLLKVTIDKLEGYVSIKDCEAFSSSFGKTLDTADIVPFPYDLVVESPGVERALRNMGEFIRFTGEKVKIVFNEPVNGNSTLSGKILSCEGNKIVVESADNQMEVVISFENVKRANLKL; from the coding sequence ATGGAAGATCTGAAGGAAGAACTTAGAGAACTTGCCGAGGAGGTAGCGAAGAGTCTTGGATTCTCTGTGTACGACTTCAGTTTTTCCAGAAGAGGAAGGAAGAGACTCCTCAAAGTCACAATAGACAAACTGGAGGGATACGTGTCGATAAAGGACTGTGAAGCCTTTTCCAGCAGTTTTGGGAAGACTCTGGATACGGCCGATATAGTGCCTTTTCCCTACGATCTCGTCGTTGAGTCGCCCGGTGTCGAGAGGGCGCTCAGAAACATGGGTGAATTCATAAGATTCACCGGCGAGAAAGTTAAAATCGTTTTCAATGAACCAGTAAACGGAAATTCCACGCTTTCGGGAAAGATCTTATCTTGCGAAGGAAATAAAATCGTCGTCGAAAGTGCCGACAATCAAATGGAAGTAGTTATATCTTTCGAGAATGTCAAAAGAGCAAACTTAAAACTATGA
- the nusA gene encoding transcription termination factor NusA, with translation MNLNLLEALDQLEQDKGIEKDEVIVILEKALQSAYKKNFASESDVEVHIDRLTGDIEVYEELTVVEEIENPATEITLEEASKINSGVEIGATIERKLNIKKFKRIAAQTARQVLIQKIREKEKENLFDKYVDIKGTVSTSEVLRITPEWVDLRIGKIETRIPTKELIPGEQPRLNSLMKVYVVDVSKSSKGPRIMVTRKTPEFVVELLKLQVPEIASGDVIVKSIAREEGIRSKVAVFSQNAKVDPVGACIGESGTRIAEVLREIKPEKVDILRWSSDPVELVGNSIAPATALEVRVTSAENREAVVYVSPTQLSLAIGKGGQNARLAAKLTGWKIDIKPIM, from the coding sequence GTGAATCTCAATCTCTTAGAAGCTTTGGATCAACTTGAGCAGGATAAGGGAATCGAAAAAGACGAAGTAATAGTTATACTTGAAAAGGCCCTGCAGAGCGCCTACAAGAAGAATTTCGCTTCCGAGAGTGACGTCGAAGTGCACATTGACCGGTTAACCGGGGACATCGAAGTCTACGAAGAGTTGACAGTTGTGGAAGAGATCGAGAACCCGGCTACCGAGATAACACTCGAGGAGGCTTCGAAGATAAACTCCGGCGTAGAGATCGGAGCGACCATCGAAAGAAAATTGAACATCAAGAAGTTCAAGAGAATAGCCGCTCAGACGGCCAGGCAGGTCTTGATTCAAAAGATTAGAGAAAAGGAAAAGGAAAATCTCTTTGACAAATATGTTGACATAAAGGGCACCGTCAGCACTTCGGAGGTTCTCAGAATAACCCCGGAATGGGTGGATTTGAGAATTGGAAAGATAGAGACCCGTATCCCGACAAAAGAGTTGATACCTGGCGAACAACCCAGACTGAACAGCCTGATGAAAGTTTACGTCGTCGATGTATCAAAATCCTCTAAAGGACCGAGGATCATGGTTACGAGAAAGACACCCGAATTCGTCGTAGAGCTTCTCAAACTTCAGGTTCCAGAGATAGCCAGCGGCGATGTGATCGTAAAGTCGATAGCCAGAGAAGAAGGGATAAGGTCAAAGGTAGCCGTCTTCAGCCAGAATGCAAAGGTCGATCCCGTTGGAGCCTGTATTGGTGAGAGTGGAACGAGAATCGCCGAAGTTTTGCGCGAGATAAAACCGGAAAAAGTCGATATACTTCGTTGGAGCAGCGATCCGGTTGAACTGGTGGGAAACTCTATCGCTCCCGCGACGGCTCTGGAAGTGAGAGTAACAAGCGCTGAGAACCGCGAAGCGGTAGTCTATGTCTCTCCCACACAGCTTTCATTGGCCATAGGAAAGGGCGGGCAAAATGCCAGGTTGGCCGCGAAGCTCACAGGCTGGAAGATAGATATAAAACCAATCATGTAG
- a CDS encoding Fur family transcriptional regulator: MKYDQLRIELKKRNQRMTAQRDIVLKSFIEAETDHLSADEAYRKVMEKNCRISKATVYRTVELLARLGLLRRIVFRDGIVRYELVKKGEHHHHHVVCNRCGCVVGFPLDNLDDLEELVREKTGYTIEDHQLKFYGLCPKCQSEKKTQNNRDSETK, from the coding sequence ATGAAATACGATCAGCTCAGAATAGAGCTGAAAAAGAGAAACCAGAGAATGACGGCCCAGAGAGATATTGTACTGAAGTCGTTCATCGAAGCTGAAACCGATCATCTGAGTGCCGATGAAGCCTACCGAAAAGTGATGGAGAAAAATTGCAGAATAAGTAAAGCGACCGTTTACAGAACCGTCGAACTTCTGGCTAGACTTGGATTGCTTCGGAGGATCGTATTCAGGGATGGTATAGTCAGGTATGAACTGGTGAAAAAGGGCGAACATCACCACCATCACGTTGTCTGCAACAGATGCGGTTGTGTCGTTGGATTTCCGTTGGATAACCTGGATGATCTGGAAGAATTGGTAAGAGAGAAGACGGGATACACCATCGAAGATCATCAATTGAAATTCTATGGTTTGTGCCCGAAATGCCAGAGCGAGAAGAAAACACAGAACAATAGAGACAGCGAAACCAAATAG
- a CDS encoding ComEC/Rec2 family competence protein, whose protein sequence is MKGNTEFPLIYYLFAMILGGLLVFTAFSSPAATIALLALSTAAFLISQRSVNRFLWLAFFVAGSSLQVIVPRNFEPGNVEYTGYVTRGGTGLVEASEGKILINGNWFSLRDTVQIRLSKSSEELYTGQIIWAAGKMEVRSIFPLYIIDSSADGHFDRFRLLSLPGRYSRDKLKKYGLLDTMACSVFLGDKRSMESNTKNEISDLGVAHLFAVSGLHIGMMYLFANYALSRFLLGRRTKLILSASLIFLYTMATGPSISAMRSFLMLAIYSFFRFIDYRQHPLNVLGLTGIIMTLSQPSIVASISFQLSFFATAMLLIFLPVFTGYNLMFQAFMTGVIAQIAIVPLSLNVFGTLSVASIPLTILMVPLFIIPSYIGVISLMIFDALNLSPICDFLAGALKQLSKIFVISTETISGLIPVMRLEGVAAYLVSLSLLFCVFFSLWHFGHKP, encoded by the coding sequence TTGAAAGGCAACACAGAGTTCCCACTTATCTATTATCTCTTCGCTATGATTTTGGGCGGACTATTGGTTTTTACCGCCTTCTCATCCCCTGCCGCTACAATCGCGCTACTAGCGCTTTCGACTGCTGCCTTTCTGATCTCGCAAAGATCGGTCAACCGGTTTCTTTGGTTGGCCTTTTTTGTTGCCGGCTCCTCGTTACAGGTTATCGTGCCCCGAAATTTCGAACCGGGTAATGTCGAGTACACCGGATACGTTACACGCGGAGGAACTGGACTCGTAGAGGCATCGGAAGGAAAGATACTGATCAACGGGAACTGGTTCTCTCTGAGAGATACTGTTCAGATAAGGCTTTCAAAAAGCAGCGAGGAGCTCTATACTGGGCAGATAATCTGGGCTGCCGGAAAGATGGAGGTCAGAAGTATCTTTCCGCTTTATATTATAGATTCATCTGCCGACGGTCATTTCGACAGGTTCAGACTGCTTTCGTTGCCGGGCAGATATTCTAGAGATAAACTGAAGAAGTACGGATTGCTCGATACAATGGCCTGTTCCGTCTTTTTAGGTGATAAAAGATCTATGGAAAGCAACACGAAGAACGAAATTTCCGATCTGGGGGTTGCACACCTGTTCGCCGTTTCGGGCCTCCATATCGGCATGATGTACCTGTTCGCAAACTATGCTTTATCCAGATTTCTCCTCGGAAGAAGAACTAAATTAATACTTTCGGCATCACTTATCTTTCTTTACACAATGGCGACCGGTCCCTCGATCTCGGCCATGAGAAGCTTTCTCATGCTAGCAATCTATTCTTTCTTCAGATTCATCGACTATCGCCAACACCCGCTCAACGTTCTTGGGCTTACCGGAATTATAATGACTTTATCTCAGCCGTCCATAGTGGCATCGATCTCTTTCCAGCTAAGTTTCTTCGCGACTGCGATGCTTCTCATCTTTCTGCCTGTATTCACAGGGTACAACCTCATGTTTCAGGCCTTCATGACCGGCGTGATCGCACAGATCGCCATCGTACCTCTATCACTCAACGTTTTCGGCACTCTCTCGGTAGCCAGTATCCCACTCACCATACTCATGGTACCGCTATTCATAATACCTTCCTATATAGGCGTAATATCACTCATGATATTCGATGCGCTGAATCTCAGCCCTATCTGCGACTTTCTGGCTGGAGCACTCAAGCAGCTTTCCAAAATCTTTGTAATCTCTACCGAAACGATCTCTGGACTGATACCCGTGATGAGATTGGAAGGTGTGGCTGCCTATTTGGTTTCGCTGTCTCTATTGTTCTGTGTTTTCTTCTCGCTCTGGCATTTCGGGCACAAACCATAG
- a CDS encoding DDE-type integrase/transposase/recombinase yields MTGLIEKYSKKYRKSGKKEKSRILNEFTEVTEYNRSYASLILRRGYSKKNKRSKFTKRRGRKKKYDLEVLRKLVEIWEILDFPCGKRFKAIIEEAIDNLNKNGHLSLREEVKQKLLEISSSTMDRLLRSERKKMELKGRSHTKPGTLLKKHIRIKTHHEWDDTKPGFVEVDLVGHEGGDSSGEFCYSLNMVDVASGWSVVAPIRNKAQRWTLEAIIALRALLPFPLLGIHSDNGSEFINAHLYKYCLDERLVFTRTRSYNKNDNPHVEQKNWSLVRRAVGYYRYDTLEELTILKELYASLNLYNNHFQPTHKMIQKTRDGTRIVKKYDKFATPYERVLNSPWIDSTKKDELRKVHEALDLYILKSNIAHFQESLVDIQIMKSKSNSKRGVLNLLLFDFE; encoded by the coding sequence ATGACTGGACTGATCGAGAAATACTCAAAGAAGTACAGAAAGTCTGGAAAGAAGGAGAAGAGTAGAATTCTTAACGAGTTTACTGAGGTAACTGAGTACAACCGGAGCTATGCATCATTAATACTTAGGAGGGGTTATTCTAAGAAGAACAAGAGAAGCAAATTCACAAAGAGGCGCGGGAGAAAGAAGAAATATGATTTGGAAGTATTGAGAAAACTTGTTGAGATATGGGAGATCCTGGACTTTCCTTGCGGCAAGAGATTCAAAGCGATTATTGAAGAGGCGATAGACAATCTGAACAAGAATGGTCATTTGTCTTTGAGGGAAGAAGTTAAGCAGAAGCTTTTGGAAATAAGTTCCTCCACAATGGATAGACTTCTTCGAAGTGAAAGGAAGAAGATGGAACTGAAGGGTAGGTCACATACAAAACCCGGTACTCTCTTGAAGAAACACATAAGGATAAAGACTCATCACGAATGGGATGACACAAAACCAGGTTTTGTTGAGGTGGATCTTGTCGGTCACGAAGGAGGTGATAGTTCGGGAGAATTCTGTTATAGCCTGAATATGGTGGATGTTGCCAGTGGTTGGAGTGTCGTTGCACCAATAAGGAACAAAGCTCAAAGATGGACCCTCGAAGCTATAATCGCATTGAGAGCTTTACTTCCTTTCCCTCTTTTGGGAATTCATTCCGACAATGGTTCGGAGTTTATTAATGCTCATTTGTATAAGTATTGCTTGGATGAAAGATTGGTCTTTACCAGAACCCGGAGTTACAACAAGAACGATAATCCCCATGTGGAACAGAAGAATTGGTCTTTGGTCAGAAGGGCCGTTGGCTATTACAGATACGACACTTTGGAGGAACTGACTATCTTGAAGGAGCTATATGCAAGCTTGAATCTCTACAACAACCATTTCCAGCCTACTCATAAGATGATCCAAAAGACCAGAGATGGTACAAGAATAGTGAAAAAATACGACAAGTTCGCTACTCCCTACGAAAGAGTTCTTAACTCTCCCTGGATTGACTCCACAAAAAAAGATGAGCTTCGCAAGGTTCACGAAGCCCTAGATTTATATATACTCAAGAGTAATATAGCACATTTTCAAGAATCACTGGTTGATATACAGATAATGAAGTCTAAATCTAACTCAAAGAGAGGTGTTCTCAATCTCCTTCTATTCGATTTTGAATAG